One Halanaerobium hydrogeniformans genomic window, AAAAGAAATTGTAAAATTAGCGGCGCAAAAAAGGACTGAAGAAATAATTTTTGAACTTGAAACAAATTTAAAGTTGCAGGAGATAAGTTTTGAATCTAAAGATCATCTCAAATTATTTGAATATGATAGTGAGTTTCATAAAATTTTATTTGCCTGTGCTGATAAAATTAAAACCTGGGCTGCAATTGATCAGATCAGTACTGATTTAAAAAGAATGAGGATTTTAGCTTTATCAACAGGACTAAGTCGTAAAAAAATTATTGAAGACCATCAAAAAGTAATAGAGGCATTAAAAAAAGCTGATGCAGATTATGCAGAAGAGATGATGCAGTCTCATCTTGCTAGAATAAAAATCGATCAGGAAAAATTAATTAATAAATATCCTGATTATTTTAACTAAAAATTCACTATTAATTTAACTTTGGAAATTGTTTGACAATTATGAACTGATATGTTAGTATACATCTAGTGAGTTTATTTTTTAAACTGTTTAACTGAAAGGAGAAGCTGATGAACCTTATTGAACTTAAAAATAAAGATAATTTATCCATGAAAAATTATGTTTATAAAATATTAAAAAAGAATATTTTAGAATTAAGATTAAAACCAGGTACAAATTTGCGCAAAGAAGAAATTGCTGAAACTCTTCAGGTCAGTAGAACTCCTATCAGAGAAGCATTTTTAAAATTAGCTGAAGAAGCTTTAATTGATGTTTATCCACAAAGAGGAACTTATGTTTCTTATATTGCTCTTGATAATGTTGAAGAAGCAAAGTTTATGCGCCAGACTTTAGAAACAGCTATAGTTAAACTGGCCTGTGATTTATTAACAGAAGATGATCTGTTTAAATTAAGAACAAATATCAGGCTGCAGGAAATGACTTCAGCCCAATCAGATTATATTAATTTTTTTAGACATGACAATAATTTCCACAGAATATTATTTGATGCCTGTCATAAAAGTAATATCTGGAATGCTATGGATCAGATGAGTAATCATTTAAATAGATTTAGAATTCTTAGCCTTCAAGAGAAATTTAACAGTAAGGCATTAATCGAAGAACACAGATCTATTTATAAAGCATTAGAAAAAAGAGATAGCTTAAAAGTTGAAAATGTTATGAAAGAACATATTGAAAGAGTAAGAATTGATGCTAATATTCTTAAAAGAGAACACCCAGAATATTTCAAATAATTTTTTTATTATAATGCTAACATGTTAGTATTATAAGTATGTTAATAATTAATATTTTTATTAATTATTAAATTTTTCTAATATTCAATCAAGGAGGTGAAAAAGACTTTAGTTGTTGTATTAGTAGGTATGTTTTTTAATAAAACTTAAAAATTGATCTATAGGGGGAAGTAAATTGTTTAAAAAAACAAAAGTATTATGGGTTTTAATGGTCTTGATTTTAGCTTTTTCTCTTAATGTTAGTGCAGAAAATATTGAATTAGATGTCTGGGTTGTTAGGGATAATTATCAAATTGATTTAACTGAATGGAATGAAGCTAATCCAAATGTTAAAATCAATTTTGAGGTTGTACCATGGGAGCAAGCTTTAAATCGTCTAATTATGTCTGCAAGTTCAAATAGAGCCCCAGATGTAGCGGTTTTAGATAGACCCTGGGTTGGTACTCTTGGTGGTTTAGGTCATTTAACACCACTTGATGATTATATGGATGAGTATTATACCGAAGAAGAACTTAATGATTATATTGATGCAGCCTGGGATTTTGCCCAATATGATGGTACTACATATGCAATGCCATTTACAGTTTTTGGTAGAGCATTATTTTATCGGGCAGACTGGTTTGAAGAAGCTGGTTTAGATACTCCTGAAACCTGGGAAGATGTTGTAGAAGCTGGAAAAGTATTTACTGATCCTGCTCAGGATAAATGGGGCTTAAGTGTTAGAGGTATTAGAGATGACGGCACCACACAGGGTTGGTTACCGATCTTTGCAGCTATGGGTGGAGAATTTGATGGGCAGGCCCCACAAATTAATTCTGAAGCAGGTATTGAAGCTTTAAAATTATATAGAGATTTAGTTTTTGACTCAGAAATCATGTCACCAGAAACAGTTATTTTTGGTAGTGGAGAAGCCAGAGGACTATTCCTCTCAGGCAATGCAGCAATGGCCATTATGGGAAGTCATATTGCACCTGCAGTTGTAAATAATGGTATCGAATATGGAGATTTTAAAATGACTCATATTCCAGTACCTGAAGCAGGAATGCCGAAAAGAAATGTTGCAACCGGTTTTCAGTGGGCTGTTCATGAACAATCTGAGCACAAAGATGCAGCTTTTGAATTTGTAAAATATGCTACAGATACAGCTGGACAGTTCGAGTTTAATCAGGATTATATGGAAGCTGTAAGGTTAAGTGTTTATGATATACCAGAATATAGAGAAGCAAAGCCATGGGTTGACTTTATTTTAGATGATATGGAAGGTTTTAGTGCTATTCCAGCAGCTCCACAATACAGTCAGATGTCACAGGCTATTCAAAACGGTATCCAGGAAATGTTAAATAATCCAGATGCAGATGCTGAGGCAGTAGCTGCAGAGATACAGTCAGTTATAGATCCTTTATTCTAAAATAATTCAAATCAAGAATAATTAAAAACTGATAAAAAAAAACTCAAAAGATAATACTGTCTTTCGCTCCAGTTTGAACGGAAGACAGTATTATTAAATTAGGAGGATAGCATAAAATGAAATTATCGAAGTTAAAATTTAGCAGTGATGATAAAGTAGCTTATACATTTATCTTACCTTCTTTTATTATTATTGTTTCTTTATTAGGTTATCCAATGCTTTTTGCTTTAAACCAGAGTCTCCAGGATGTAACAGTTTTTAATGAGGGCAGTTATATAGGTTTAACAAATTACATAAATGCTTTTCAAGATACAGCTTTTATGGGGAGTTTTGGCAGATCATTTGCATTTGTAGGATTTTCTATGATAGGGGCCTTTTTCATCGGCTTGATAATTGCCCTATTATTAAATAGAGATATTTTTGGCCGTGGCTTTTTAAGAGCGCTAATAATATTACCATTTATAGTTTCTGAAGTGTCTGTTGGTGTTATCTGGCAGTGGTTATTATCACCACAATTGGGTGTATTAAATCGGATGTTAAGTGCAGTTAATCTACCTACTTTCCGCTGGTTGAGTAATCCTTTTTTAGCAATGGTATCGATTATTATGGCAAATACCTGGCGCTTAACTCCTTTTGTAGTTTTAATATTATTGGCAGGTCTACAGGGAATTGACAAAAGTTATTATGAAGCTGCCGATGTGGCTGGAGCTAATCACTGGCAGAAATTTAAAAGTATTACTTTACCGATGATTAAACCGATGATGCTTGTTACTTTAGTATATCTATCTTTTGCATCTTTTAATCAGTTTTCAGTTATTTTTTCTTTAACAGGTGGAGGCCCGGGTAATGCGACTGAGGTAATTGCTTTAAATATGTATCAAAATGCTTTTCAGCATTTTAACTATGGTTATGGTTCTGCTTTAGCAATTTTATTATTTTTATTAAATGTTGCTTTAAGTATTTTTTATACTAAGGTATTAGATTAGGGAGGATAGTAATGAACTTAACATACAAACAAAAAACTAAAATTAGAAATATTTTCTTATATTTATTAACGATTGTCTTAGTTTTGTGGGCGGTAATTCCTTTTATTTGGTCTCTGTCAACTTCATTTAAAACTTCAGCAGAAATATATTCGGGTGGGATGACTTTGATTCCCAGAGCAGTAACTATTGCCAATTATGAGATCATTTTTGAAAGGTTGACCTTTTTCAGATTTATGTTAAATAGTGCAATAGTAACTACTGCAACAATCATAATAACGGTTGTTTTTAGTTTATTTGCTGCTTATGCTTTTTCTAGATTTAATTTTCCATTCAGACATCTTCTATTATTATTTATTTTAATACCGAGAATTATTCCAAGTGTTACCAGAATTATTCCTTTATATCAAATATTTGCTCGCTTCAATTTATTGGATAGTTATATTGGTTTGGTCTTACCATATGTTGCTGATGCTTTACCTATAGCTATCTGGATTTTAATTGGGTTTTTTGATGGTATACCAAAATCATTAGAAGAGGCTGCCTGTATTGATGGATGTAATAGGATACAGGCTCTATGGAAGGTTATAATACCTTTAACTGCACCTGGCATAGTTTCTGTAGCCTTATTTACTTTTCTAAGGGCCTGGAATGAGTTTATTATTGCTTTTACATTTATTTCAAGAAATGCAATGTCTACTTTACCGGTTTCTCACTACCGGGTATTTGAACTCTTTGGTTTAAGAGACTGGGGAGCAATAAATGCCTTTACAATTCTGGCTATATTGCCAATAGTGATTTTCTTTATGATTTTCGAGAAAAACCTGGTAAAAAGTATGGTTTCTGGAGCAGTAAAAGGGTAATCAGTATATAATTTATATAACAAATAAGGATTGGTGATGAAAATTGAAAATGGTCTTTCGTTGGTTTGGCAGTAATGATGATAGTGTGAGCTTAGAAGAAATTCGACAGATTCCTGGTATGACAGGGGTTGTTAGTGCACTACAGGAAATTCCTGTCGGAGAAATCTGGCCTTTAGATAGAATACTGGAATTAAAAAAAGAAGTAAATGAAGCAGGACTTGAGTTAGAAGTTATAGAAAGTGTTAATATACATGAAGATATTAAACTGGGTCTTCCTGCTAGAGATGAATATATAGATAATTACATAATTACCCTGAAAAATTTAGCAGAAGCAGGGATTAAAGTAATCTGCTATAATTTTATGCCTGTTTTTGACTGGTTGCGATCTGATCTGTCCCGTATACTTGAAGATGGTTCAGAGACCATGTCATACGATGAACAAAAGATTAGAAACACAGACCCGGTAAAATTAGTAGAAGAATATGATAAGGAAAACTCTGAATTCTCTTTACCAGGCTGGGAACCAGAACGTCTGGCTGAATTAAAGGAAATAATGGAAAAGTATAAAAATATTGATGAAAATGATTTGTTTACAAATTTAAAATATTTCCTAGAAAAAGTGATACCAGTCTGTGAAGAAAATGAGATTAAACTTGCAATTCATCCTGATGATCCACCCTGGCCGATTTATAATTTACCGAGGATTATGACAGGGGCAGATAATATGAGAAGAATGCTCAACCTGGTTGATAGTCCCTACAATGGTTTAACATTATGTAGTGGCTCTTTAGGTTCTAACCCAACTAATAATGTAGCAGATTTAGTCAGAGAATTTGGCAGCAGAATTCATTTTGCCCATGTCAGGAATTTGAAATTTGATGGTGATGACAAATTTCATGAAACCTCCCATTTATCATCAGATGGATCACTTGACTTATATGAGATTATGAAAGCTTATTATGAGATAGGATTCGAGGGTTATTTAAGGCCTGATCACGGTCGGATGATCTGGGGAGAAAAAGCAAGACCAGGTTATGGACTATATGATAGAGCTTTGGGTGCAAGTTATATAAATGGGCTCTGGGAAGCTATTACTAAAATGAGTTATTAAATAATGTATTTAAGGTAGGTGTAAAAAATGCTTGAATTAAATAAAGAAGAATTAAAGAACAAAGAACAGTGGCAGGATGAAGGAATTAAAACCCCAGAATTTAATTTTCAAAATTTATGCAATAATACTAAAGAGAATCCAGAGTGGGTTCATTTTGGAGCTGGAAATATTTTTAGAGCTTTTATAGCCAGACTGCAGCAGGAATTAATTAATCAAGGAGAAGTAGAAACCGGTATTATTGCAGCAGAAGGTTATGATTACGAAATAATTGATAAAGTTTATGCTCCTAATGACAATTTGAGTTTACTTGTTAAAATGCATCCCAGTGGAGAATTAAGTAAAACTCTTCTGGCCAGTATCACAGAGGGCTTAAAAGCTGATCCAAGCTTTAGTTCAGACTGGGAGAGACTTAAAGAGATTTTTCAAACAGAAAGCCTTAAAGTGGCAAGCTTTACTATAACAGAAAAGGGCTACAGTTTAAAAAATATGGAGGGAGATTTTTTTGATTTAATTTTAGAGGATTTCAAAAATGGCCCTGAATCACCAAATCATATTATGTCTAAAGCTACAGCATTGGCTTATGAAAGATTTAAAAGTGGACAACTTCCTTTTGCTTTTAGCAGTTTAGACAACTGTGCTCATAATGGACAAAAACTTCATCAGTCTATACTTACAGTTGCTGAAGCCTGGGTTAAAAATGGTCTAGTTGAAAAAGAATTTTTAGGCTATCTTAATGATGAAAGCAGGGTTACTTTTCCCTGGTCGATGATCGATAAAATTACTCCAGGGCCATCTAAAATTGTTCAAAAAGAATTAGAAAAAATAAACTTTAAAAACTCCGAAATAATAACAACTGATAAAAATACAGAAATAGCAGCTTTTGTAAATGCTGAAGCACCAGAATATCTAGTTATTGAAGATAAATTTCCCAATGGCAGAATCCCTCTAGATAAAGTAGGGGCAATTTATACTGATCAGGAAACTGTAAATAAAGTTGAAAAAATGAAGGTGACAACCTGTTTGAATCCCCTTCATACCGCAATGGCAGTTTATGGTTGTCTGCTGGGCTATCATTCAATAGCTGAAGAAATGCAAGATCAGGAAATTAAAACTTTAGTAGAAACGATTGGTTATCAAGAAGGATTACCTGTGGTTGTAAATCCAGGTGTTCTTGATCCAAAAGAATTTATAGATGAGGTTGTAGAGGAGCGTTTAACAAATCCCTATATTCCGGATACACCACAAAGAATTGCTAAAGACACATCACAAAAGATAGCAATTCGCTTTGGCGAAACCATTAAATCTTATCGTGATGGCAGTGATTTAAAAGCTGCTGATTTAACAGCTATTCCACTGGCTATTGCCGGCTGGTTGAGGTATTTAATCGCTGTTGATGATTCAGGCAAAAAAATGTCTTTAAGTTCTGACCCGATGTTAACTGAGCTTAGAGAAGAATTACAGGGTATTGAATTTGGCAGTCCTGATACTGTTAACGGACAATTAAAAAATCTTTTAAGCAGTGAGCAGCTGATGGGCTTAGACTTATATCAAGTTGGACTTGGCGATAAAATAGAAAGCTATTTCAAAGAAATGATTGCTGAAAAAGGGGCAGTTAGAAAAACATTAAAAAAATACCTAAATTAAATTTAATATCTTAACTTTTTTTAAATGCTTGCAAATTGATTTGATCCTCTTAGGCTAAACAGATTTAGTAAATCTGTTTAGCGAAAGGGGATTTTTTTGCTTATTTTTTGCAGAATTTAACTTAATAACATATAATTAATTAAACTGAAGAATTATTAAAAGAGGAGGGCTGAGATGTCAAATATTAAAATAACTAAAGATACCTTCGCAAAAAAAGAAAAGATTAAAGGACTTAAACTTTATAGCCTTGAAAACGAAAATGGAATAAAGGTTGATATCACTAACTATGGTGGGATAATCCAGAAATTGATCGTTCCAGATAGGTATGGAAATAAAGAGGATATTGTTTTAGGTTATAATGACTATCAACACTATTTAAGAGATAAAAACTATTTTGGTGCTTTAATAGGTCGTTATGCTAATAGGATTGCTGAAGGTAAATTTGAGCTTGATGGCCAGAAGTACCAGGTACAGACAAATGAAGAGATAAATGACAGATTAAACTGCTTACACGGTGGAGAGCAGGGTTTTAATTCAGTCATCTGGAAGGCAGATGTGAAAAAAATAGATTCTAATAAATCTCTCAGCTTAAGTTATTTAAGTAAAGATGGAGAGGCAGGATTCCCCGGCAATATAGAAGTAACTGTAAACTATATTTTAAGAAATGATAATACTTTAAGAATTGAATATCATGCTAAAACTGATCAGACTACAGTTGTTAATTTAACCCAGCACAGTTATTTTAATTTAAAGGGGCATGGAGAAGGTAAAATCACAGATCATCTTCTACAGATAAATGCAGATTATTTTACCCCGGTTGATAAGTTTATGATTCCCACTGGAGAAATTAAGGACGTTAATGATACTCCATTTGATTTTAGATCAGCAACTGAAATCGGAAGTAGAGTTGAAGTAGAAAATGAGCAGCTACATATTGGGGGCGGTTATGACCATAACTGGATTTTAAATAAAGAAGAAAATGAGCTCTCTCTTGCAGCAAAACTAATTGAAA contains:
- a CDS encoding aldose epimerase family protein, which codes for MSNIKITKDTFAKKEKIKGLKLYSLENENGIKVDITNYGGIIQKLIVPDRYGNKEDIVLGYNDYQHYLRDKNYFGALIGRYANRIAEGKFELDGQKYQVQTNEEINDRLNCLHGGEQGFNSVIWKADVKKIDSNKSLSLSYLSKDGEAGFPGNIEVTVNYILRNDNTLRIEYHAKTDQTTVVNLTQHSYFNLKGHGEGKITDHLLQINADYFTPVDKFMIPTGEIKDVNDTPFDFRSATEIGSRVEVENEQLHIGGGYDHNWILNKEENELSLAAKLIETFSGRTMEVWTTEPGLQFYSGNVIDTGNIEVKDKQIYQKRGALCLETQHYPDSPNQPNFPSTVLEAGEEYNSITELRFNTQ
- a CDS encoding carbohydrate ABC transporter permease, with the translated sequence MNLTYKQKTKIRNIFLYLLTIVLVLWAVIPFIWSLSTSFKTSAEIYSGGMTLIPRAVTIANYEIIFERLTFFRFMLNSAIVTTATIIITVVFSLFAAYAFSRFNFPFRHLLLLFILIPRIIPSVTRIIPLYQIFARFNLLDSYIGLVLPYVADALPIAIWILIGFFDGIPKSLEEAACIDGCNRIQALWKVIIPLTAPGIVSVALFTFLRAWNEFIIAFTFISRNAMSTLPVSHYRVFELFGLRDWGAINAFTILAILPIVIFFMIFEKNLVKSMVSGAVKG
- a CDS encoding ABC transporter substrate-binding protein, producing the protein MFKKTKVLWVLMVLILAFSLNVSAENIELDVWVVRDNYQIDLTEWNEANPNVKINFEVVPWEQALNRLIMSASSNRAPDVAVLDRPWVGTLGGLGHLTPLDDYMDEYYTEEELNDYIDAAWDFAQYDGTTYAMPFTVFGRALFYRADWFEEAGLDTPETWEDVVEAGKVFTDPAQDKWGLSVRGIRDDGTTQGWLPIFAAMGGEFDGQAPQINSEAGIEALKLYRDLVFDSEIMSPETVIFGSGEARGLFLSGNAAMAIMGSHIAPAVVNNGIEYGDFKMTHIPVPEAGMPKRNVATGFQWAVHEQSEHKDAAFEFVKYATDTAGQFEFNQDYMEAVRLSVYDIPEYREAKPWVDFILDDMEGFSAIPAAPQYSQMSQAIQNGIQEMLNNPDADAEAVAAEIQSVIDPLF
- a CDS encoding GntR family transcriptional regulator, with protein sequence MNLLKHEEYKNLKMKDYVYNVLKKNIIYLKLKPGKRLIKKEIKKEFNVSRTPIREAFIKLQEEALIDVYPQRATYVSYIDLKNVEEAKFMRNTLEKEIVKLAAQKRTEEIIFELETNLKLQEISFESKDHLKLFEYDSEFHKILFACADKIKTWAAIDQISTDLKRMRILALSTGLSRKKIIEDHQKVIEALKKADADYAEEMMQSHLARIKIDQEKLINKYPDYFN
- a CDS encoding carbohydrate ABC transporter permease; this translates as MKLSKLKFSSDDKVAYTFILPSFIIIVSLLGYPMLFALNQSLQDVTVFNEGSYIGLTNYINAFQDTAFMGSFGRSFAFVGFSMIGAFFIGLIIALLLNRDIFGRGFLRALIILPFIVSEVSVGVIWQWLLSPQLGVLNRMLSAVNLPTFRWLSNPFLAMVSIIMANTWRLTPFVVLILLAGLQGIDKSYYEAADVAGANHWQKFKSITLPMIKPMMLVTLVYLSFASFNQFSVIFSLTGGGPGNATEVIALNMYQNAFQHFNYGYGSALAILLFLLNVALSIFYTKVLD
- a CDS encoding mannitol dehydrogenase family protein encodes the protein MLELNKEELKNKEQWQDEGIKTPEFNFQNLCNNTKENPEWVHFGAGNIFRAFIARLQQELINQGEVETGIIAAEGYDYEIIDKVYAPNDNLSLLVKMHPSGELSKTLLASITEGLKADPSFSSDWERLKEIFQTESLKVASFTITEKGYSLKNMEGDFFDLILEDFKNGPESPNHIMSKATALAYERFKSGQLPFAFSSLDNCAHNGQKLHQSILTVAEAWVKNGLVEKEFLGYLNDESRVTFPWSMIDKITPGPSKIVQKELEKINFKNSEIITTDKNTEIAAFVNAEAPEYLVIEDKFPNGRIPLDKVGAIYTDQETVNKVEKMKVTTCLNPLHTAMAVYGCLLGYHSIAEEMQDQEIKTLVETIGYQEGLPVVVNPGVLDPKEFIDEVVEERLTNPYIPDTPQRIAKDTSQKIAIRFGETIKSYRDGSDLKAADLTAIPLAIAGWLRYLIAVDDSGKKMSLSSDPMLTELREELQGIEFGSPDTVNGQLKNLLSSEQLMGLDLYQVGLGDKIESYFKEMIAEKGAVRKTLKKYLN
- a CDS encoding GntR family transcriptional regulator, which gives rise to MNLIELKNKDNLSMKNYVYKILKKNILELRLKPGTNLRKEEIAETLQVSRTPIREAFLKLAEEALIDVYPQRGTYVSYIALDNVEEAKFMRQTLETAIVKLACDLLTEDDLFKLRTNIRLQEMTSAQSDYINFFRHDNNFHRILFDACHKSNIWNAMDQMSNHLNRFRILSLQEKFNSKALIEEHRSIYKALEKRDSLKVENVMKEHIERVRIDANILKREHPEYFK
- the uxuA gene encoding mannonate dehydratase, with the translated sequence MKMVFRWFGSNDDSVSLEEIRQIPGMTGVVSALQEIPVGEIWPLDRILELKKEVNEAGLELEVIESVNIHEDIKLGLPARDEYIDNYIITLKNLAEAGIKVICYNFMPVFDWLRSDLSRILEDGSETMSYDEQKIRNTDPVKLVEEYDKENSEFSLPGWEPERLAELKEIMEKYKNIDENDLFTNLKYFLEKVIPVCEENEIKLAIHPDDPPWPIYNLPRIMTGADNMRRMLNLVDSPYNGLTLCSGSLGSNPTNNVADLVREFGSRIHFAHVRNLKFDGDDKFHETSHLSSDGSLDLYEIMKAYYEIGFEGYLRPDHGRMIWGEKARPGYGLYDRALGASYINGLWEAITKMSY